One region of Culex pipiens pallens isolate TS chromosome 2, TS_CPP_V2, whole genome shotgun sequence genomic DNA includes:
- the LOC120428341 gene encoding short/branched chain specific acyl-CoA dehydrogenase, mitochondrial translates to MMQSVLRSTVQRAAAAVSRKSLVQPAAKFSSTSFGTAQGPTAPLTFLSEDELMMKETVAKLAQEQILPLVKKMDEEHQFDPSVVKAVFDNGLMGVEVGEEYGGSGCNFMTMMLVVEELSKVDPAVAALVDIHNTLVNSLMIKLGTEEQKKKYLPKLCSEYSGSFALSEPSAGSDAFGLKTTAKKDGNHYILNGSKMWISNSDMSGMFLIMANANPSAGYRGITTFIVDRDMEGFTVGKRENKLGICASGTCQLHLDNVRVPEENILGEFGKGYQYAAGFLNEGRIGIGAQMIGCAQGCLDATIPYLLERKQFGSDIYSFQSMQHQVATIATEIEAARLLVYNAARLQEAKVPFLKQAAMAKLYASEVAQRTTVKCIDWMGGVGFTKDFPQEKFYRDCKIGAIYEGTSNMQLSTIAKVMKKEYQS, encoded by the coding sequence ATGATGCAGAGTGTGCTCCGGAGTACGGTTCAGCGGGCGGCGGCGGCCGTTAGCCGCAAAAGTCTGGTCCAGCCCGCGGCCAAGTTCTCGTCGACTTCTTTCGGCACGGCCCAGGGCCCGACCGCTCCGTTGACCTTCCTGAGCGAGGACGAGCTCATGATGAAGGAAACCGTTGCCAAGTTGGCCCAGGAGCAGATCCTGCCGCTGGTCAAGAAAATGGACGAAGAGCACCAGTTCGATCCGAGTGTGGTGAAGGCGGTGTTCGACAATGGGCTGATGGGCGTTGAGGTCGGTGAGGAGTACGGTGGCAGTGGGTGCAACTTCATGACCATGATGCTGGTCGTCGAGGAGCTGTCCAAGGTGGATCCGGCCGTGGCTGCCCTGGTTGATATTCACAACACGCTCGTCAACTCGCTCATGATCAAGTTGGGCACGGAAGAGCAGAAGAAGAAGTACCTGCCCAAGTTGTGCTCGGAGTACAGCGGTAGCTTTGCCCTGTCGGAACCCTCGGCCGGATCGGATGCGTTCGGCCTGAAGACGACGGCCAAGAAGGACGGCAATCACTACATCCTAAACGGTAGCAAAATGTGGATCTCCAACTCGGACATGTCCGGAATGTTCCTGATCATGGCCAACGCCAACCCATCGGCCGGCTATCGTGGCATTACGACGTTCATCGTTGACCGCGACATGGAGGGCTTCACCGTGGGCAAGCGCGAGAACAAGCTCGGAATCTGCGCGTCCGGAACGTGCCAACTGCATCTGGACAACGTGCGCGTGCCCGAGGAGAACATTCTGGGCGAGTTCGGCAAGGGCTACCAGTACGCGGCCGGATTCCTCAACGAGGGTCGCATCGGCATCGGTGCCCAGATGATCGGCTGTGCCCAGGGTTGCCTGGACGCGACCATCCCGTACCTGCTCGAGCGCAAGCAGTTCGGTTCGGACATCTACTCGTTCCAGAGCATGCAGCACCAGGTCGCCACGATCGCCACCGAAATCGAGGCCGCCCGACTCCTCGTCTACAACGCTGCCCGTCTGCAGGAGGCCAAGGTTCCCTTCCTCAAGCAGGCTGCCATGGCCAAGCTGTACGCCTCGGAGGTCGCCCAACGCACCACCGTCAAGTGCATCGACTGGATGGGCGGCGTCGGCTTCACCAAGGACTTCCCCCAGGAGAAGTTCTACCGCGATTGCAAGATCGGTGCCATCTACGAGGGAACCTCCAACATGCAGCTCAGCACGATCGCCAAGGTCATGAAGAAGGAGTACCAATCGTAA